The DNA segment CGCGGCCCCTAAAAATGGGCTCGGCCAGTTTAAATCTGGGCGAGTACACCTAGGTTATTGGCCCACATCGACACCATTTTGATAATGGTATTCGGATGAGGCTTCGCCGTTGAAGTAGTAAACCAACTTGCCGTGTAACTGGTTATCGACATACTCTTCGCTTCGCTGCAGGCTGCCGTCTTCATTGAAGCTGTAGCTTTTCCCTTGCAAAAGGCCCTTGTTATCGTATTGCATCGTGCCTAATAAGTGGCCGTTAGCGGACATGGCTCGCCACGGCCCCACTTCGTGCCCCGCTTGGTACTGGCCGTGCCATAACTTCACCTCGCTGTAACTGCTCTCGTCTTGCACTAACCATTTACCTTCACGCTGGCCGTTAACATACTGGCCTTGGGCTTGCAGTTGTTTATCGAAGCCTCGCTGTACAAAAGCGCCATGCAGCTTATCGTTTTTATAAAACGCTCGATACATTACCGTGCCGTCGGGGGCGATATCGCTCTGTTCGCCGTTGAGCTGCCCTTGCGAATTAAACTGTTCGATACGCGTCGAATCGGGATTTTGGCTCACCCACTTTCCAACCTTTACATCCGATTGATATTGCCCAGTGACAAAACTGCCATTTTCAGCGTTATCTTCACGATATGCGCCGTGCATTTTGCCTTTACGGTAATTTATCCGCCTGATAGAGCCATTCCAGCCTGCGTCGACATATACCCCTTCGTAGCTCCCCTCAACTCGCTCTTCTCGTTCAAGCAGCGAGCCTGTGGCATCAAAACGCTGACGCAGACTCCAATCTTTTACGGTATCGCGCTGATATTGATAGGTTAACTTTCCACTCTCATCGAAGCGCTGCTCGTTGGTAATATGGCCTTTAGCGAGATATTGAGTGTCAAGTTGGGAGGTTACATGGCCCGCGCTCGCATAGGTTATATCCTGAATTTCACGGCCATGAGTGTCGTATTTCTGCTGCTGCGTTAATCGCCCTTGCTGATCAAATCGTTGTTGGATACCCACCTGCTTATCATGCTGATAATGTTTAATCTCTCGAGGCACATCAGGAGCATGATAAACCAACACTTCACCATGTAATTTCCCCTTAAGATAAAACTCTTTAGTGAATAACCAGCCTTCTTTTGTCCAATACAGGCGCTCGCCTTCTCTTTTCCCCTCCACCATATTCACGGTTTGCTCTGGCTGACCATTGCTGTGGAAGCTTTCATATAAGCCTTCCATCCCCTTAGCACCATAGGTTACCCGTGTTTGCAGCTGGCCATTGTCGAAATAACTTTGCGCTAATCCGGACTCCACACCATTCGCATAATATTGATGGTCGCGTAATTGGCCATTGGTGTGATAACGTTTTTGCTCACCATGGAGCCTGCCATTCAGATATTGGTACTCACCCGAGCGTGTTCCATCTTCCCAGTAATACAGATGCGTTCCCTGATAACGCCCTTGTGCATCGCTACGTCCCTTGCGAGAGAGTTGACCATTGGGGTGATAAAATTCGAAATCACCGACAATAGCACTCTCCGCTAAATTGGGGCCGTTGACTGTCCCTTTAAAAACGGGTTTATCTGTCTCTACATAAAAAAGCGCGACTGGCCACACGCCCTCTTGCTCAGTCGCGAGCTGTTTCTGGTAGTAAATCGCTTCACCTGGCACCTCGCTAGGCAGCCATTGTTCGTCGAACAAGATGCGTTCAGCCAAGGTATTACACGACAGGAATAGTGCAGATAATAGTAATAAGGCTCTCATATCAGTTCCTTAAGGCAAGGCTGGGAATGTAGTAACCCACTGTTTATTAACGGGCTCGCCGCTAACCTTCAGGTATTCAATCGCCTGCACTCGCCCTTGCAGCTCAAACCAACGGTCTTGATGTAGCACTTGCTGTAACGGTCGTTGATAAAAATCGTCGCGCTCAGCTGGCATAAAAGGCGCGAGTGGAATGTTCTGCGCATTTAAAAAACGATAATGGCGCATCACCTCGCCCACGGTTTGCGTGGTATCGAGTTCAGGTAATTGAGTGGTATCAATCAGCCAACCTTGCTTAGGTTGATACGCAAGGGATTGCCATTCGGGTGTACCGCTACAGCTCAAGGCACTGCTGACTTTAATATCGTAAAAATTACGACGGATCCCATCGGCACTGGTGAGTTGATATAAAACTGTCTTATCAAGATGTTCCGCCATACTGTTTTCGGATTTGATCTGCGTCCATTGCAAGCTGTGGCCGTCAACTTGAGGCGCATCCACCACAGCTAGCGAGCACACGGCGGCTTGCTCGGCGCTTAACTGTAGACTTACGCCATATTTAGCCACCATTTGGGGTTCGAGTAAGGCGGGATCCGCAGCTAATGTATCTTGCGGCGCTTCATTGTAGCGCGCATACATATCATCACGGTAAAGCGTGCGCTGATCCACTGGGGGATAAGCGACGTTTTTCACGTAATCCATCATAGGAATAAAACGAACATCTTGGGTCAGTTCGCTACTCTCATCTGGTGTATTCACATAGATGGTTAGCGTCGGTGGCTCGGCCGGAAAACTAAAGAAGGTGGTGGGTTCAAATTGCATCGAGGCAGCTAACCCCAACATATTCCGTTCGGCTGAGGTTAACCAAGCAGGCCCTTCTACCGACGGCGATTGGTACTTCATCATGGCGCCTTCGGCACCGTCAAATCGCCCCGCTAACCAAGATTTATGGGTTGGATCGCGTGATGTCAGCACATACGAAAAAGGCTTATCGGGGATAGGAGCAAATTCAAGCTGTAAATCTTTATACTGCAAGGACACCGTTTTATTTGGATCGGGTGTTAATGCCAGTTTAACCAGTTTAGCGCCCTGATAGTGGGCCTTGGCACGAAACTCAACAACTTGGGAAAACAGCTCGGAGGGCTCATTCCAGCCAACGAGTAAATGTTGCTCTACGGATTTATAAAAACCATCCTTCTCTGCGAAATTAAAGCGATAAATCTTATTGAGTTGTAGCGGTAAAACGCTGCCATCGGCACTGTGCGCCGTAATATCGGTTAGACGAAACTCTCCTGATGCTT comes from the Shewanella mangrovisoli genome and includes:
- a CDS encoding toxin-antitoxin system YwqK family antitoxin: MRALLLLSALFLSCNTLAERILFDEQWLPSEVPGEAIYYQKQLATEQEGVWPVALFYVETDKPVFKGTVNGPNLAESAIVGDFEFYHPNGQLSRKGRSDAQGRYQGTHLYYWEDGTRSGEYQYLNGRLHGEQKRYHTNGQLRDHQYYANGVESGLAQSYFDNGQLQTRVTYGAKGMEGLYESFHSNGQPEQTVNMVEGKREGERLYWTKEGWLFTKEFYLKGKLHGEVLVYHAPDVPREIKHYQHDKQVGIQQRFDQQGRLTQQQKYDTHGREIQDITYASAGHVTSQLDTQYLAKGHITNEQRFDESGKLTYQYQRDTVKDWSLRQRFDATGSLLEREERVEGSYEGVYVDAGWNGSIRRINYRKGKMHGAYREDNAENGSFVTGQYQSDVKVGKWVSQNPDSTRIEQFNSQGQLNGEQSDIAPDGTVMYRAFYKNDKLHGAFVQRGFDKQLQAQGQYVNGQREGKWLVQDESSYSEVKLWHGQYQAGHEVGPWRAMSANGHLLGTMQYDNKGLLQGKSYSFNEDGSLQRSEEYVDNQLHGKLVYYFNGEASSEYHYQNGVDVGQ